The Podospora pseudocomata strain CBS 415.72m chromosome 1 map unlocalized CBS415.72m_1, whole genome shotgun sequence genome has a segment encoding these proteins:
- a CDS encoding uncharacterized protein (EggNog:ENOG503Q4P5; COG:K), whose product MATIEPRLIHLLNNSQTPDLPPIQSLPLDGSVEQSQSLALPPLESDVSQRGDRNGPNQIPPISTVSNSNTQLPGIGSLTEDPSSLDNPNQLTALARPLHLLLGEPEPAAPSPFSLRRIVDDVQEAQDDGSNKKRHRALTTKDDFVQLPQPLKKQKSAQLVQRGVVPPIIAGLHQPPPNAAVFPPITSNPYHHGEPSNMGLFGSVEERSLPLHLQQHRAQPLPQPISQPQPQTPSELDKSIELRAKRRATKPRKKWTDEETNNLLLGVSKHGVGKWTNILEDPGFKFNGRSAGDLKDRFRTCCPDELRGQLVKKRSKNGNAPTPTSEPNLPSDISRPKNGLHLDDILSGERPGVVAAEPDQQLSSAQPDSDPPPKVRKSRAHRKKMEDLVELGICGPFKKSHRRERRPFTDEDDRQILHGLEQYGPSWTKIQRDPKYNFSSRQPTDLRDRVRNKYPDVYNQIEKGTLQIADASRRNNLLEPSVNTTIEKSLASASTNPLEPQLNRSGSKEEMARWTTASSYYESTDSLPGLTGVFDMNNETGGSGINIGRLLLDDPQAVGDQMRPDGTSSSASPAADPRIPQNR is encoded by the coding sequence ATGGCCACGATCGAGCCAAGGTTAAtacacctcctcaacaactcaCAAACCCCCGATCTTCCTCCGATCCAAAGCCTTCCCCTGGATGGCTCGGTCGAACAGTCGCAATCACTCGCGTTGCCCCCGCTCGAATCAGATGTCAGCCAGCGAGGCGATCGAAATGGTCCAAACCAGATACCGCCGATTTCGACCGTCAGTAACAGCAACACGCAACTGCCAGGGATCGGCTCGTTGACCGAAGACCCTTCCTCTCTCGACAATCCAAATCAACTGACGGCATTGGCCCgcccccttcatctccttcttggcgaACCGGAGCCGGctgccccttcccccttttcactGCGCAGGATCGTCGACGATGTTCAAGAGGCTCAGGATGATGGCTCTAACAAGAAGAGGCATCGCGCACTTACAACCAAGGACGACTTTGTCCAACTACCCCAGCCCCTGAAAAAGCAGAAATCAGCCCAGCTTGTTCAACGGGGCGTAGTGCCTCCCATCATTGCCGGCCTCCATCAGCCCCCACCAAATGCTGCTGTCTTCCCACCGATCACTTCGAACCCTTATCATCATGGCGAACCGTCAAACATGGGCCTCTTCGGCAGCGTTGAAGAAAGATCTCTTCCTTTACACCTTCAGCAACACCGCGCTCAACCGCTACCCCAACCGATAtcgcagccgcagccgcaaaCTCCCTCGGAACTAGACAAGAGTATTGAACTGAGGGCGAAGAGGCGGGCGACAAAACCGAGGAAAAAGTGGACGGATGAAGAGACAAATAATCTTCTGCTTGGCGTGAGCAAGCACGGCGTCGGGAAGTGGACAAATATCTTGGAGGATCCGGGGTTCAAATTCAACGGCCGGTCCGCGGGAGATCTCAAAGACCGATTCAGAACATGCTGCCCTGATGAGTTGCGAGGGCAGCTGGTCAAAAAGCGCTCCAAGAATGGGAATGCCCCGACCCCGACGTCTGAGCCAAATTTGCCAAGTGACATCTCGAGACCCAAGAATGGCCTGCACCTCGACGATATCTTGAGTGGCGAACGACCAGGCGTCGTGGCTGCCGAACCAGATCAGCAATTATCGTCAGCACAGCCAGACTCGGACCCGCCACCCAAAGTAAGGAAGAGCAGGGCTCACAGGAAAAAAATGGAGGACCTGGTCGAGCTTGGAATTTGCGGCCCTTTCAAGAAATCACACCGTCGGGAACGACGGCCGTTCACCGATGAGGATGACAGGCAGATTCTTCACGGTCTCGAACAATATGGGCCATCGTGGACCAAGATCCAGCGGGATCCAAAGTACAACTTCTCCAGTCGACAGCCTACCGATCTCCGTGACAGAGTCAGAAACAAGTATCCAGATGTCTACAACCAGATCGAAAAGGGCACTCTCCAGATTGCAGATGCCAGCCGCAGGAACAACTTGCTGGAGCCATCAGTCAACACAACCATCGAGAAGTCGCTAGCTTCTGCCAGTACAAATCCGTTAGAGCCACAGCTGAACCGATCTGGGTCTAAGGAAGAGATGGCGCGATGGACAACAGCCTCGAGCTACTACGAGTCCACGGACTCTTTGCCCGGTCTCACTGGTGTTTTTGATATGAATAACGAGACCGGAGGATCGGGAATCAATATTGGGCGGCTGCTACTGGACGACCCCCAGGCGGTCGGCGACCAGATGAGGCCTGATGGCACGTCTAGCAGTGCCTCGCCAGCAGCGGATCCTCGCATACCACAGAACAGATGA
- the RPS4 gene encoding 40S ribosomal protein S4 (COG:J; EggNog:ENOG503NTXF), with protein MGRGPKKHQKRLSAPSHWLLDKLSGVYAPRPSAGPHKLRDCMPLIVFVRNRLKYALNFRETRAILMQRLVKVDGKVRTDMTYPAGFMDVISIEKTGENFRLVYDTKGRFTVHRIGDEESKYKLGKVKRVQLGRGGVPFLVTHDARTIRYPDPLIKVNDTVKINLETGKIEDFIKFDTGAIAMVTGGRNMGRVGVITHRERHDGGFNIVHLKDAIDNSFATRETNVFVIGQDKPWISLPKGKGVKLTIAEERDRKRALGN; from the exons ATGGGTAGAGGACC AAAGAAGCACCAGAAGCGCCTTAGCGCCCCCAGCCACTGGCTCCTGGACAAGCTGTCCGGTGTCTATGCCCCTCGCCCATCCGCTGGTCCTCACAAGCTCCGCGACTGCATGCCCTTGATTGTCTTCGTCCGCAACAGACTCAAGTATGCGCTCAACTTCCGCGAGACCCGCGCCATCCTCATGCAGCGCCTGGTCAAGGTTGACGGCAAGGTCCGCACCGACATGACCTACCCCGCCGGCTTCATGGACGTCATCAGCATCGAGAAGACTGGCGAGAACTTCCGTCTCGTCTACGACACCAAGGGTCGCTTCACCGTCCACCGCATCGGTGACGAGGAGTCCAAGTACAAGCTCGGCAAGGTCAAGCGTGTTCAGcttggccgtggtggtgtcCCATTCTTGGTTACGCATGATGCGAGAAC CATCCGCTACCCCGACCCCTTGATCAAGGTCAACGACACCGTCAAGATCAACCTTGAGACTGGCAAGATCGAGGACTTTATCAAGTTCGACACTGGTGCCATCGCCATGGTTACCGGCGGTCGCAACATGGGTCGTGTTGGTGTCATCACCCACCGCGAACGTCACGATGGTGGTTTCAACATTGTCCACCTCAAGGATGCTATTGACAACTCGTTCGCCACCCGTGAGACCAACGTTTTCGTCATTGGCCAGGACAAGCCCTGGATCTCCCTGcccaagggcaagggtgTCAAGCTCACCATTGCTGAGGAGCGTGACCGCAAGCGCGCCCTTGGCAACTAA
- the DLD1_2 gene encoding D-lactate ferricytochrome c oxidoreductase (EggNog:ENOG503NUBF; CAZy:AA7; COG:C; CAZy:AA4), with the protein MSATRLARAAKPFGRSLTCLNSTGKQRFSTSAIRRTSTSGSSEQPRQASVWSYSGVMAVAATAGLFGWGMSEFRHGSLPKTMLFDSLYAYPRYASMHEMEQALREIRQEIGGAEDIISTDPDDLHAHGYSEWSTSNPEGLPVAVAYPRSTEQVSTIARICHKYRVPIIPYSGGSSLEGNFSAPFGGISVDFAYMDRIVQFNKNDMDVVVQPSIGWQDLNEQLAKMESGLFFPIDPGPSAKIGGMIGTNCSGTNAVKYGTMKDWVINLTVVLADGTVIKTRRRPRKSSAGYNLNGLFVGSEGTLGLVTEATLKLAVIPEEFSVAVVTFPSIRDAASAAAEVMQTGIPVAAMEIMDEVQMKVVNMGGATAPRVWKEMPTLFFKFSGTKAGVRENIGLVQKITRANKGSNFEFAKDAREQKLLWSARKESLWSMLALRKEGEEVWSTDVAVPFSRLADIIEVSKKEMDELGLFASILGHIGDGNFHESIIYNRRDKAEVKKVEACVKNMVKRALEMEGTCTGEHSIGWGKKESLLWEVGEDTLGVMRAIKMALDPNWIMNPGKIFDRQS; encoded by the exons ATGTCGGCAACCCGTCTTGCGAGGGCAGCCAAGCCCTTTGGCCGCTCTCTCACTTGCTTGAACAGCACAGGCAAACAACGCTTCAGCACAAGTGCCATTCGTCGCACTTCCACCTCGGGCAGCAGTGAACAGCCTAGGCAAGCTTCAGTATGGTCGTACTCGGGTGTCATGGCCGTTGCGGCGACTGCCGGGTTGTTTGGATGGGGCATGTCTGAGTTCCGGCATGGGAGTCTTCCCAAGACCATGCTGTTTGATAGCTTGTACGCCTATCCTAGGTATGCGAGCATGCATGAGATGGAGCAG GCCCTAAGAGAAATCCGACAAGAAATCGGCGGCGCAGAAGACATCATATCCACTGACCCCGACGACCTCCACGCTCACGGGTACTCGGAATGGTCGACTTCCAACCCTGAGGGGCTCCCAGTCGCGGTGGCCTACCCGCGCTCTACAGAGCAGGTATCCACTATCGCTCGCATTTGTCACAAGTATCGTGTCCCAATCATTCCGTATTCTGGCGGTTCCAGTCTCGAGGGCAACTTCTCGGCACCTTTCGGGGGCATCAGTGTCGACTTTGCCTACATGGACAGGATCGTCCAATTCAACAAAAACGACATGGACGTGGTGGTGCAGCCGAGCATTGGCTGGCAGGATTTGAACGagcagctggccaagatggagagcGGGCTCTTCTTTCCTATTGATCCTG GGCCAAGCGCCAAAATAGGCGGCATGATTGGCACCAACTGCTCAGGCACCAACGCGGTGAAGTACGGCACGATGAAAGACTGGGTCATCAACTTGACTGTTGTTCTTGCAGACGGAACAGTGATCAAAACGCGGCGTCGTCCGCGCAAGTCTTCTGCTGGGTACAACCTCAACGGTCTGTTTGTTGGCTCGGAGGGCACATTGGGTCTTGTCACAGAAGCCACGCTTAAGCTCGCTGTCATCCCGGAGGAGTTTTCGGTAGCGGTCGTGACTTTCCCTTCCATTCGTGACGCTGCTTCCGCGGCGGCAGAGGTCATGCAAACGGGCATTCCTGTCGCGGCAATGGAGATCATGGACGAGGTGCAGATGAAGGTGGTCAATATGGGTGGTGCCACCGCGCCGAGGGTGTGGAAGGAGATGCCGACGCTGTTTTTCAAGTTTTCTGGGACAAAGGCAGGAGTGAGGGAGAATATTGGTCTGGTACAGAAGATCACAAGGGCGAATAAGGGGAGCAATTTTGAGTTTGCGAAGGATGCCAGAGAGCAGAAGTTGCTTTGGTcagcgaggaaggagagTCTGTGGAGTATGTTGGCTCTTAgaaaggaaggggaggaggtctgGAGTACGGATGTGGCGGTGCCATTTAGCCGGTTGGCGGATATCATTGAGGtgagcaagaaggagatggatgagttGGGATTGTTTGCAAGTATATTGGGCCACATTGGGGATGGGAATTTCCACGAGAGCATTATTTATAATCGGCGGGACAAGGCtgaggtgaagaaggtggaggcgTGTGTGAAGAATATGGTGAAGAGggcgttggagatggagggaaCGTGTACGGGAGAGCATTCGATCGGGTGGGGCAAGAAGGAGAGCTTGctttgggaggtgggagaggatacattgggggtgatg AGGGCTATCAAGATGGCGTTGGACCCAAATTGGATTATGAATCCGGGCAAAATCTTTGACAGGCAAAGCTAG